AGTCTTCGTGACGCAGGTCGAGGTCGCCGTTGGTTAAACTCCGGATTCTGTCCGGTCAGGAGGTCTGCACGATCTTGGTACGGTACGGTTTCGAGGATGTGAGGCGACGCGGCAGTCACGTGGTCATGCAGAAGTCGACGCCGTCGGGGACGGTTACCGTTCCGGTTCCGGATCACAAAGAAATCCGAACTGGGACCCTGCAGTCGATCATTCGTCAGT
Above is a genomic segment from Deltaproteobacteria bacterium containing:
- a CDS encoding type II toxin-antitoxin system HicA family toxin, yielding MVKLRILSGQEVCTILVRYGFEDVRRRGSHVVMQKSTPSGTVTVPVPDHKEIRTGTLQSIIRQSGVPREEFQV